The Ziziphus jujuba cultivar Dongzao chromosome 1, ASM3175591v1 genome segment tttatttaaaaaaaattcttttagaatttttttttactaacttattaaaaaataataatcctctcaattattttttattattttgcattgctttttatttggaaatttttgcaGTTGCATCTTAAACTATATAACTTGCACCTTGCACCATGTTTTCACTTAGTATTTAATAGGAGGACCAATGGTGTAAAGATTTTGTAATTTCGGAGTGTatattgtcaaatttttttctttttttttaaatgcaaaatGTCAACCCCAATAAACTTCAGGGTGCAATGATGTCATTTTCTCATAATAATATGATGTTAACATGAattgttaaataatataaaaaagaaatgttagggaagaaaaaaaaaaaaatatatatatatatatatatgtatgtatatatatatcaggaAGCAAAGCTAAAATGGgtccataaaaattaaaagatcaaAATTAAGAAGAGGCCCAGAAGAGTAGTAGCAGATGGGGCACCAGTTATGCTTTAATGGCTCACCAACTgctaaaaatattacatatctGGTCTGATGGAAAGGAACAACCTGGTGTTTCACTAACAACTTTTTTAGtcattgaaaattcaaaatcatcaaGCCTTTTCCCCAATAATTATGCATGAAAACCAGAAGAAATTTTCAGACATAAACTACTGAAATAAGCAGTCTTTAGGAAAGTTTCCATATCTTTATCAAAGAATAAATACCTTAACCTGAGGATTGGATGGAGTAGAAGATATTAGTTAAAGCTCCATACAAGCTTCCTATCCAGGCTATCCTGCTTCCAATTAGGGCCAATTTCATCCTCTAGGACAACCACTTATCCCTGCATCAATGCTCCATTTGCCTCACAACTAGATTCTTACAGAGGGGTTCTCATCTTTTCTGGTTACAATCAATGTACCGTCTTAAAAACTCATATGAAGGTAAAACATGATTCCCAATTAGTTCCAACTGTCTACCTACATGGCAGACTCGCACATTTCTGCGACTCATCATGTAGATATGAAGGTGTCATAAAGTTTCAAATTATCACATCTCCAAAAACTTCCTGACTCCTCACTAATTTTTTCATCAGCCTTTTCTATTCCCTGTCAATTCACCAAAACAATCTGCTTTTCTGTTATCctcaaaattaattacaaatccTTAAACTGAAACTTTCTACCCTGTTCACCATAAGCTTTCCAACTGCAAATATGCAAACTTCTACTCATAATAATGTAATAGACAAGAATGAAGACAAACACATAAGACAAACTTCAACTGCCTGAAAGTTCACAGAAGCTTAAACATGCACTAGATCAATGCTCTATGACAACCACTTATCCCTGGATCAATGCTCCATTTGCCTCACAACTAGATTCTTACAGAGGAGTTCTCATCGTTTCCAGTTACAATCAATGTACCATCTTAAAAACTCATATGAAGGTAAACATGATTCCCAATTAGTTCCAACTGTCTACCTACATGGCAGACTCGCACATTTCTGCGACTCTCATGTAGATATGAAGGTGTCATAAAGTTTCAAATTATCACATCTCCAAAAGCTTTCTAACTCCTCACTAATTTTTTCATCAGCCTTTTCTATTCCCTGTCAACTCACCAAATCAATCTGCTTTTCTGTTATTctcaaaattaattacaaatccTTAAACTGAAACTTTCTACACTGTTCACCATAAGCTTTCCTACTGAAAATATGCAAACTTCTACTCATAATAATGTAATACACAAGAATGAAGACAAACACATAAGACAGACTTCAACTGCCTGAAGGTTCACAGAAGCTTAAACATGcactataatttatttaaaaataatataaaaaaaaattaaattaaaaaaaaaaaaaaaaaaaaaaaacaacccaaaaaCACTCTCTACCCACCTTACAGATGGCCTCAAAATCAAATATTGCTTTCTACACACATGGGACTGCAAATATCAATTGTCGTCACAAGGCTATACTCCTTTAACTTTCAGTGAGAAATTCTAACAgataaagtaaaatatataaatgatatggCTATATGCAACAATAAATACATCATAACTTCAccaatcaaattgaaaaaagttattaaccAATGTTATATGGcagttcaaataaaatatatccaaaaaaaattgaacataaaTTTATATGAGGGAACCACCATCTGGAACTGAACAAGGATGCCAGCCTTTTGCAGTACCTTTAAGTATTTAACAACTAATGGAGGTGCAAAGTCAACAAATTTTTTCAGAGACGATATTATATAATGTTAAGTCTACTGTgacatagtttaaaaaaaaagaaaaaagaaaaaaatcaattgtGCCATGTTTGGTTGAGTAAGCACAACGCTAAGGCTCACAATCACCCGCGTGATACAGGAGATTCAAATAACCTAAAAGAATGTCTACGGCCATGTTACTGTGCGATTGAGACACATAATGATTGCAGTAAAGGTAATGAGAAAGAGCGAGAGTAGTCTCATTGAGGTTATAAAAATCCACAAACAGGTAGTCCGGCATAGCTAAAATTACTTCCCTGTATGGCTATATCTACTTATATTTTCTTTCCAACTTCCGCACCATGATTGGTCCCAACCCGtgtccaaaagaaaaaattatttaagtgTGAGAATACAAACTTTCCTTTAATGATAGGCTTCATTTGGTTAGTGAAAGCAGAAGGAAAAGGGAAAGcagattataaaaaatattaacctCCACTACATCTTTCATTCCTTGTGTTCTCCAAGTACCAAAATGAAATGGTAAAATAACCATGTTCAATTACAAGTATCATCCCTAAACAGCAGAATGTGCAAGCCCTCGGAAAAACAACGAAACTGTGATCATAATTCACATTGAGAATCTGTTATCTTCCCTAGCTGGAAACTTAGAATAAGAAGCAAgtagagagagaggaaaaacaaaaaagcatacCAAGATATGAGGCACACACATGTACTTCAACAaacacatttttttgttttttattattattccataattttcattttctttcaaagaGTTCTCTATCCATCCTCGACACCAAGACCATACAATACACCAGAATATTTCTCAAGTGAGCCACTAAAGAAATGCTCTTTCAGTTTCATGAAAGTACAACAAGTGAGTAAACTATCCGAACCAGCTTGGTGGCAAATACCAATTCTCTCCACATCCAACAGCTCAGCAAGCTTGTTCAACCCACCATGAAGACTGTTGCAGAACTTCATCAGATGTTTGATATCATAAAGTGTAGGGAAGTACATATTGATCAGGTCAAAGAAACCCGCCTGCGTATCTGGAAGATTTTTGCAAGTAAGCAGCTTGAGCAAGTACCCAAAATCATACCCGCTGTGGAATGTCACCCAATGAACAGCATCATTCAACACGACCCCGGACGACATCAAAAGCGCACTGAACCTATAGGCATCTACACCCTTCTCATTGTTCTTCTTGAAATCAATGCCACTTTGGGATAAAAGTTCGATGGAGTCATTGGCATACACATCGTCGCTGGGATTGAACTCGCGAAAATTGAATTGCCACACACAGTACTTTTCAGTGTCACAAGTGGGAAGCCTCCCTTTCTCATCAGAAAAGGTAAGACCCAACTGAATTAACTTCAAGAGGTCTACATTAGCCTTAAGGGTTTGATAATTAAACTCATAAGTGTTCTTGAAATCCCCTACGGACCTCAAAACCACACCCGGAAACTCAGTATCCATAGCTACATAAGGGTAATCATCTACAATATTGCGAATCAATGCAAACTCACTCTCTAAATTATCTTCCCAAACTTCCCTGATGTGGATCGAATCGCTTTTAGGCAgaatcaacattttttttttttttttccctattctCCTCCACCAAGTAGCAGAAATTTTTTGAAGCAAATCACAAAAACCCCACAAAACcacaaaaacccaaaatatgcaaaagagggaaggaaaaaaaaagaaaaaaaagaagccaaataAACGACGAACCAAATCGAAACGAGATCTCGAAAAGCCAAAAAAGATCAGAAAAGAAAACCCATCATCCAAAATCCAAGCAATCAACAATCAAATATGTTAAAACCATAAGAATACAAGACCTTACATCAAGCAGCTCGATAGCAAGGAAATGAAAAACCCATTTGAAGCTTTTGAGAAATGATTGAATCGCGGGACAGTTTTTGTCAGAATGAAAAGGGAATATTCTGGTGCTTATCCGGAAAACTCAGGTATTCTTTTAggaaattctttcttttttttattatttaatttctggGTATAGCTAAGATAAGGAAGAAGATGGATTTTACAGAGATcgggaagaagaagatggaagaAAAAGGAGCTTCAtaggaagttttttttttattattaattttttttttcttttttctttttttggggttatttgGGTTTCGGATAATCCTTCTTATTTCCTTACATTTTTAACAGGTTTCGGATAGACAGTGGGGGTTTTGTCAGAAATTTGCTCTGCTGACTCGTGCTttttattgatggatttttcttttttcctttttgttttttattacacactttcctttttgaaaatataacttatttttttattcattatttagtggttattaaatatttaattatgacatATCAACTTTTACTACCTTTTGACAGCGTCTTTAAAAATTCTTTccgtttaaaaaatattaaaaattgaattaatttatcTAACACTTAccgtcttttatttttttgaacatccattattatctatttaaaatgattgtttatataatatataaatatatatatatatatatattttttactataCGGATCCATTCGTATGGAAACCATATTTAAACagataatttttacaaaaaaatatcatttttatttttattgtgtatatatatatatatacagtatatacaatataattaatatatatattttcttaaaatgcgTTGTCGTAGaactattcatatatatatatatatatatatatattttttttttgtttctaattttttaaaaggaaattataCTATTTATTTAATGCTTCTTGGTAGGTATATGTAGGGCTGCATCTTTTAtctacaaagaaaaataaattatcattatattcaattttttttaaattaaatttttagatattaataaatttacatgTATCTCTCACGTTGTTTTTATCAAGATTTGAAATATtcgaaactttttatttttttaaaaggttgaaataaaatttagatttcaaGTAGAAAcagatagaatttccataatatctattaaaattttaaaaattttgccaaaatgtAGATagaaatttttgtcaaaatatctatattaaatttttaacaatttgattgaaaaatctataatatctatcaaaattttagaaatttctatataaattttcaaaaattttcatgaaaattttgaaactatcatgaaatttttttaatttcttataaaaatttcaaaaatattgttgatgtttagtaaattattttaccaaattaattttaatgatagtttttttaacattttaattgtttttaagtatttaatgctataaataaaatgaaatgaattGTATTTAATAACCTTAATAAGTActatttattgattaaataaataaatatatttactatacattttatataaaattaattcacTATAATTCCATAATTACAacttaataattgattatataaaaataaaaaataataatattaaaaatataatattatattgaattgatattgatagtatttaaattaataacaataaacaaataaaaataaaaatgataaaatatattatattaaatattaaatacactgtatttaatacaaaatcttTATGGTTGACATATTGATAactacatgaaaaattattaaggagatataatttttaataattatttttcacatttcacatcttaaaatgaaaaccagaaaagtactaataattttcaattatctaagagttctatgagtattgagatgatatttatgaactataatGTGATTGTAATGATTgtattatcttaattaataaataatttatcaaatatatatattttttacatatttttatcaacaatagtttatttataatcGTTAACACTTACGATAAATTAAatcgattaaaataaatataatatctattcaatatttttgtattttttataattaatttgataattgattatttaagctaatgttaaaattttaacaaaattttttattttttaaaatagattttcatcgtttttttatgcatttttatcaatattcgatACTTTCCtgtatttccatagaaattttcatattttgaaccttTGATATTTCCACTGATACCGAAAATTTTAAACcttgtttgttattattatttggtatctCTCTTATTATGGAAAAGAATATAGAGCAAAATATGTAGAACATTTTAGatggaaataataaatgtcAGTCGgtagtaaaatataaaagtaaacaaATCAGTTATATTCCCATAAAAGAAAACTAATGAGTCGcgttaaatttttgttaaagaaaaagaagaagataaatttGGAATAAATAACAAGTTTggaaataaaaagtataattgATCTAAAAAGAAGAGCATTGGAATATCGTTGTAAAAAGAATGGgtatgaaataaataaagattttttttttctaaaaatatattaaaactataTTCAATGAATATTATGAATAGTGTTTCATGCAGGGGTGCTTtgaccaccaaaaaaaaaataaataaataaaagtatagGGTGTGTTATGTTATGTATCATTTTGTAAAACTGTTATTCATTTTACAAATTGCTTGctaaaattatgtttaattgtagTAGTCACATTTTAAGATATAGAATtcgaaaaaagaaatatatagtacaatgacaaattttttaaaaaaaaaaagaagatgaatttAAAGATATCTCAAGACGTTTTGAatgtatttggaaaattttgaaaacaaatatatgtacaaatataaacaattttatcattttcagtagcaaaatatttatttcatatagaaATGTATAGTATTTAACctataataaaacaaaactttttattattaattttttttttaaaaaaatattatcattagggttgcccaaaaaaaaaaaaaaagtatcattaggaacatttttaatttataaaatacaaaattcaatttttcattttcattttatgaaaCCGGCCCCTAAatattacaaaagaaaaaatcctaAGCTTACATATTTATCATCTCTAGTAGCTTAGATATATACTCAATGATTTAAACATATACAAAGACAAGGTATACAAATTTTTTAACTCTCCCTGACTTTCATGTCAGATTGTTGCAAAACAaagtttaaattgattatttgcTCCCAAAAATCGACTGGAACTGACCTAGTTACTCAATATTTTTGAACTTCTCTAAATGTATTCATTCAtacgttttattttttgttgcaaTCAGACTACTGTTAAGACGCATTTCAAAGTTTTATGCATCTCACTTGTCCATTGTCATATGCTAAAAAAGATCAATTATAATAAGCTTTGAAAtcttaaatataacaaatatgtGCCTTTCAGAGCCAAAACAGACGAGGAGCGGGGTGCACCTGGTTAGTAATACTCACGCAGCAACGAGGCTTCCTCTCACATAGTGCACTTCACAGCGGCACCACGTATTCACTCAGAGGGTAGAATCTAATGCCAAAAAACTAAGAGGGTAGAATCATAGTAGCATGTTACACTCTTATCATAACAACTCACTAGAAAATAAACCCACATGACATAGCAGACAAATCAAGCATTACAGGCTCATATTCCACAACTTTTGTTCCATAAGTTAAACTCTCTTGAAAACCATTAATTATGTTACTTTCTAGGGGGCTCCAAACAGGAAGAAAGGGGGGcggggtggtggtggtggaagcAGTACATTACAGAGTTAGAAATATAGTAGAAAATAGATTTACAATCTTAATATGATAGTAAAATCAaacatcaaaaaaagaaaaaaagaggagagCCAAAAAACAACCTAAAGTCCAGAAAGTTACAGAAAATTTAATGTAACATATGAAAACTAATAGCATATTTAAACTTCTGTGCAATAGATCACCTTATCGTAAAATTATTACCAGTTCTCTATTTAAACATGCACGATGCATATATGAgctcatatatgtatgtaaacaATTGGGATAAAACAACGCTACCTCCCTTGATAAAGAAAATCTCACTTCATCGTCGACAAAATACCTGTGCTTACATTCCAATATATGTATGGAATTGCCTCAAAAAATATAGATTTGGGCTTTGCACAAAACTAAGACCACGTTGAATTCCAAGCATGGCTCCCCCATCATAAGATTTGACACTTTAATAACAGAAACATAGAAGTGGTGCTCAAAACAGCTTAACGGCCTTCACAAATGCCAGTAGCCAACAATGGGTTCGAGTTTACATTAGGAAGCATATAAAAACTAGAAAGAAAAACCTTCAAGTTGATGCAATGGCATGAGCTCATTCAACAGAGCTCCTCTTCAGCACAAACCGTCTACAGTATACAAATGAATAAGAAAACCAACAACATTTGGCAAGGAAAAACTAAAATCCCGTTTATGCTTTGCCATTCTTATGTTTGATTCGTTTGTTCATGATATAAGAAGCACGCATCATATAAAAACTCAAAACAACCAAATAATAAATCGTAGCaaacttaaaagaaatttatcCAACCTTGGCCATGGaaacaaatattttacattaaagGATTATGTTTTTGTAGACAAGAAGATCTGATACAATGTTATCCAGATGCCAATTTGCATATAAAGAAATTTGTATTCCAACAGAAGCTGAAATACGAGAGACAACTCTGCAAACAAGACACTAGTAAATTTCCAACTCCTATAACACCAAATCAGTTTCTACCGAGAGGGAGAGATCGACAAGAAAATGTTTCCTTAAAATCAGATTTCTTTGACGAAGTAAATATGGATGCATACACTTCCTTGTTAGCATTTGGAGGTGCTATATCTGCTGCTTTGAACCGCTTCACAGCACCATTACCATTAGCTGCACCTTTCAAAGAATTTGCACCATTAGCAACCTTTCCATTCCCTTCTACCTTAGCCACAGCCTTCTCGCCAGCCTTGTTGTCAATACCATGCTTTTTACCACTCAACCTCGAGGAATCAACAGCCACACCCTTATCCCCATTCACCACCTCAACTTCCCCACCATTCCTCACCTTCTTCGACTTCTTCTCCCTCAATTTCGCCTTCTCAGCCTCCATCATATCCCTCAAAACCTTGACCTCTTCGTCACTCCCATTGATCACAATCTTATCAGTCTCTGTAAATTCCTTATGGCAAACAAGGCAACTTGAAGATTTCACTTCCCTCAAAGCCTTTGCGCTAAGTACATGCCCACATGTTCTCAGCGCGAAAAACTTGTACTTCCCATTGAATTCCAGACCTGTAATGGGACACTGAAACCTCGCCCCAGCACTGAAACCATCGCCGTCGCGATCGATACCCGGAATCGCAGAAAGCTGAATATTGATCATGTCCTTCAAACCCTTTATATGCCCAAACTCCTTGGGCATCTTCTTCCCCAACAAGGCCTCCACGAGCGACACCTTATTGAACACGTTGCCGAGAAAATCCACCACGCAGGGCTCTTTCAAGGGTTCGCTCGAAAGAGCGCAATTTTGCCATTTGGAAAGCCTCTGCTCGTTTGGGTCGACTTTATCGGGCTTCTTCTCGGCGTACATGTTGAGGTAGCAGTCACGGGACTCGGCACCAGTGGCGCCGCCATCGCCGCCACCTCCGCGAGCTCTGGTACGCAAGATAAGAGTGGATAGAGGAGCGATTTGGGAACCCAGAATCCGAGAAGAGTCGTCGAGTGGCTTACCGTTGAGAGTGAAATAGAGGGAAGATGGTGATCGGGAAGGTAGATGATTTGGGAAAAGAGAGAGCTTGAGGTCGCGGATTGTTTGGGATTCTGTTGGGGTCAAGCTTAGGGTTCGGGTTGAAATTTCGAGGTCCAGAGATTGGACGAAGATCTGGAATCGATCAAAAGGGTTgcgatacattttttttttttttttttcctgaaattaGGGTTTTGAAAATCGACGATCcgaattgataaaaaaattgggGTTTTTCTTCTTGTGGGATTTTAAAGGCAACACCAGCTCCGGCTTTAAGTATGGAAACGATGATCGGATATGAAAGAGACGAAAATGGGGGGCTATCGCAATTAATGAGCGCTGTCGGTTTAAATCATAGGCATTACGTTACTCCTTCTGAGTTTTGACTGAGATGCCTATGCctccaaaatttatatttatactatatttataatttctttttctttttttaaatgaaaaaactactacaaataaacattttataattttattataaataggaaaatatttgtcccacttgcttcaaattttttctttatttttgcttcaattatgtattaaaaatttatttgcctAGATggtctgtgttttttttttttttgagataattgtattttagtaatttttaaaattatataactttGTTTCAAAggctttaaattaattttgttacatTGATGatctacttttaaaatttttataaattagtctaattcaattaaaattgaattagaTATAGGAGGCTGTAAGGCTCTAAatgtgattttttaaatttatttaaaaaaaatttccatttaaaaaattcaGTAAAAATTTGAGAGCCCCAAAAAatcaaatgttcaaaaaaaaaaaaaaatagaaagttcaaaaaataccagatatttaaaaaaatttaaaagctaaaaaataccaaatgtttgataaaaaaaaattagagagccaaaaaaaaaaaaattcgatgtTCACCAAAATTTTGAGAGTccaaaaaaatacaagatggttaaaaaatttcaagtttCCCAAAAAGAATATCATATAgttaaaaaattcttaaaagattgaaaaaaatacaatatattcaaaaaaattctaaGAGCTCAAACAAAATACTAGAtgattcaaaaaatttcaagtgCCCAAAAAGAATCATATGGTGAAAAATAA includes the following:
- the LOC107426707 gene encoding uncharacterized protein LOC107426707, whose translation is MYRNPFDRFQIFVQSLDLEISTRTLSLTPTESQTIRDLKLSLFPNHLPSRSPSSLYFTLNGKPLDDSSRILGSQIAPLSTLILRTRARGGGGDGGATGAESRDCYLNMYAEKKPDKVDPNEQRLSKWQNCALSSEPLKEPCVVDFLGNVFNKVSLVEALLGKKMPKEFGHIKGLKDMINIQLSAIPGIDRDGDGFSAGARFQCPITGLEFNGKYKFFALRTCGHVLSAKALREVKSSSCLVCHKEFTETDKIVINGSDEEVKVLRDMMEAEKAKLREKKSKKVRNGGEVEVVNGDKGVAVDSSRLSGKKHGIDNKAGEKAVAKVEGNGKVANGANSLKGAANGNGAVKRFKAADIAPPNANKEVYASIFTSSKKSDFKETFSCRSLPLGRN
- the LOC125419234 gene encoding probable CCR4-associated factor 1 homolog 7; translated protein: MLILPKSDSIHIREVWEDNLESEFALIRNIVDDYPYVAMDTEFPGVVLRSVGDFKNTYEFNYQTLKANVDLLKLIQLGLTFSDEKGRLPTCDTEKYCVWQFNFREFNPSDDVYANDSIELLSQSGIDFKKNNEKGVDAYRFSALLMSSGVVLNDAVHWVTFHSGYDFGYLLKLLTCKNLPDTQAGFFDLINMYFPTLYDIKHLMKFCNSLHGGLNKLAELLDVERIGICHQAGSDSLLTCCTFMKLKEHFFSGSLEKYSGVLYGLGVEDG